The following are encoded together in the Planctobacterium marinum genome:
- a CDS encoding helix-turn-helix domain-containing protein, giving the protein MPHASNVLFAILLLPFVMLDEILRFSGLLPEFPFLIGVFQFIPVLLAAQVYLAMHNMLIEKPVHNKWVHKAIATFFFVAQVPFLLFSDEAKVALFSNPPMGAIADNWPFYVYYMFINFAILIYALKIDDMVKEYDFHLSDQVVDITQYELPETMKLFSGLVSISFGAILLVIVTALNLIQFSYWQGIISLLHFGIFYVIILLLLQRRRYSPCPIDAEDLSDRTYSEEEMRLTLAKAERAIIRNKLYKALGLRLRTLADLAEIEPKDLAVATRSILNRNFRAYMYHYRLEYAKKIILRSDIKISAIAKRLGFTSEKVLSEMFVKYVQNMASDDALSQEEHDRLMHRKN; this is encoded by the coding sequence ATGCCTCATGCATCCAACGTGCTGTTTGCTATTCTGCTTTTGCCTTTTGTTATGTTGGACGAAATACTGCGCTTTTCCGGGCTATTGCCGGAATTTCCGTTTCTGATAGGTGTATTCCAGTTTATTCCTGTATTACTGGCTGCTCAGGTCTATCTGGCCATGCATAATATGCTGATTGAGAAGCCGGTGCACAATAAGTGGGTGCACAAAGCCATCGCGACGTTTTTCTTTGTCGCACAAGTCCCTTTTTTATTGTTTTCTGATGAAGCCAAAGTTGCATTGTTCAGCAACCCGCCTATGGGTGCTATTGCAGATAACTGGCCTTTTTACGTTTATTATATGTTCATTAATTTCGCTATTTTAATTTACGCCTTAAAAATCGACGATATGGTGAAAGAGTACGATTTCCATCTGTCCGACCAGGTGGTGGATATCACGCAGTACGAGTTGCCTGAAACCATGAAGCTATTCTCTGGTTTGGTGAGTATCTCATTTGGTGCTATTTTGCTGGTGATCGTGACGGCTCTGAATTTAATTCAGTTCAGTTATTGGCAAGGGATTATTTCGCTGCTTCATTTTGGCATTTTCTATGTCATTATTTTGCTGCTGTTGCAGCGCAGAAGGTATTCTCCTTGCCCAATTGATGCCGAAGACCTTAGCGATCGTACCTATTCAGAAGAAGAGATGCGTCTTACCTTGGCAAAAGCGGAGCGGGCTATTATTCGCAATAAGCTCTATAAAGCGCTGGGTTTGCGTTTACGCACCTTGGCAGACTTAGCTGAGATTGAACCCAAAGACTTGGCCGTGGCCACTCGCAGTATTTTAAATCGCAATTTTCGAGCGTATATGTACCACTACCGCCTGGAGTATGCGAAAAAGATTATTCTTCGTTCTGACATTAAGATTTCAGCGATAGCTAAACGCCTTGGTTTTACTTCGGAAAAGGTGTTGAGCGAAATGTTTGTCAAATATGTGCAGAACATGGCTTCTGATGATGCCTTGTCACAAGAAGAGCACGACCGCCTGATGCATCGCAAGAATTAG
- the mutH gene encoding DNA mismatch repair endonuclease MutH, which produces MTPPSTPPDTLEELQHRVNAIAGLSLGDLACSANIKVPANFKKEKGWTGQLIELWLGASAGSKPEQDFVNLGIELKTLPITTTGKVLETTYVCYAHLTGNAGLNWQNCNVRNKLQHVLWLPVIGQRNISPAQRQVGTGIFWQPNALQEQRLRHDWEEHMDNIALGNIESLSAKAGDVLQLRPKAADGSVVTDATGVDGQMIKTRPRGFYLRKNFTQEIIDCAFDR; this is translated from the coding sequence ATGACACCGCCATCCACCCCACCCGACACGCTCGAAGAATTACAACACCGAGTTAACGCCATCGCAGGTTTGAGTCTCGGTGACCTGGCCTGTAGTGCCAACATTAAAGTACCGGCCAATTTTAAAAAGGAAAAAGGCTGGACAGGGCAACTGATAGAATTGTGGCTGGGTGCCAGTGCGGGCTCAAAACCGGAACAAGACTTTGTCAATCTGGGTATTGAACTAAAAACCTTACCTATTACCACAACAGGTAAAGTATTAGAAACCACCTACGTATGTTATGCCCACCTCACCGGCAATGCTGGGCTCAACTGGCAAAACTGTAATGTCCGCAACAAACTGCAGCATGTCCTTTGGTTACCGGTAATTGGGCAACGTAATATTTCTCCAGCACAGCGCCAGGTAGGCACTGGTATCTTCTGGCAACCCAATGCACTTCAGGAACAGCGATTGCGACATGACTGGGAAGAGCACATGGATAATATAGCGTTAGGCAACATTGAATCATTGAGCGCTAAAGCTGGAGATGTACTGCAACTGCGTCCCAAAGCTGCTGATGGCTCTGTGGTAACTGATGCAACGGGCGTTGACGGGCAAATGATTAAAACCCGCCCTAGAGGCTTTTATTTACGCAAAAACTTCACGCAAGAAATCATTGATTGCGCGTTTGACCGCTAA